ccatggctctctgatatgttgttcctgcatttttcaatccgaatggcattactttatagcaaaaggttccccacatggtcacaaatgtggttttattcatgtcttgaGGATGCATCTTGATCCGATTGTACccagaaaccatccatgaaggagaagagtgagtaactgccgtgttgtccactaaggtgtcgatatgaggcaacggaaattatctttcgggtggccttgtttaagtctcgtagtctacacacatccgtacctTTCCATCCTTTTTAGGGGacgggacgatgttggctacccattccaagtacttaactacttgtaagaaaccagcatcaaattgcctcttgacttcctcttttatcttcaatagAACATCGGGCCGCATCCTTGAAGCTTTTTTTGGGcggcttgcattcttctttgatggggagctGTGTACCACAATGTCGAGATTTAGCCGGGCATATCTGGTATGtccatgcaaagacatccttgaactcttggagtaactcaataaggtcccgctTTATCTCTGTGGTGATGCAAGTTCCGATCTTTACTTCTctcctttctagttcatctcccaagttcacgacttctacggtctatttgtggggtagaatctgtttctcctcgtgttgtaccatccttaacaaatcaggggataagttacaatctctgtcatcttcaaattcttcggatccctctagacacatatcgcGCTCGAAAGGAGACTCCGAATTAATAGCAAGGTCACTCACatcgttgatatctggagacctgttttaGGCATAaaggaagatacaaagaacaaAATAATCTAAGAACAATGGTATGTACgttatgattatgaatgaaagaataaaagaatattcgcACTGAATAAGAcaaaaggatgcatttcattgaaataacgattttgaACATAGGCTTATTTCACAAAAAGACACTTATTACTTCTAGGCCTAGGGTAATAAGCGTGTTTTGGGCATTACTCTGTGTTAGTTTTAAAGACTACGAGAatctcttccatgatccaattattcaaaacactttcggctcataagggcgaatgccgCCCATTTCTTCTCGGTTCCTCCTTGAGCGTGGCATTAATGCTTAAGCTTTCCCACATTTCTTCAGTGGACTCTTGGCCTACCGATCTTCCTTCGGTATAAATAGTTCCTCCCGACACAAATGTTCTGGATATATGGGGAAAGGTCATTGGCTTCCATTTAACCTCTTCCCCTTTCAAACGCGCTCTTCTCTTTTCTTGTTTCTTCTCTTGCTCCTCTTTCTTTTGTCTTGCATCTGGcttgaatcctaagccaaagcggtcccTTTTGCCCGTGAGCATAGGTACTTTGACCCTTCCTTGTAGGCTTCTTCCAAGTCTTTTCCCTGGCAAGGCTCCCTTCCCAACCATCAGTTGTAGTCCCATTCTTGTGGTTTTGGAAAGTTTGGGTGTCGGGACTTTATTTCCTTCGACAACAAAGGTCGCATTTACAAACTCCAACGATCGAAAAGAACATTCTATGGCTTCATCATCTGTCCTCACATATGGTGCGTTGCTGGTAACAGATGCAATGATGTCTTCCTCCGCATTTATAGTCACCAATCGACCCTCCGTTATAAGTTTGAGCTTCTGATGTAATGATGACGGCACTGCCCCCGCCGAGTGGATCCATGGTCTTCCCAATAGGCAATTGTAAGAGGGTTTGATGTCCATTACTAAGAAGTCTACCTCGTACGTGCTAGGACCGATTTGAAGGGATAATTCAATCCTCCCCATCACTTTCCTTTCAGTACCGTCAAACGCCCTTACTACATTTTGGCATGttttcatatgggaactatccacggGCAACCTATTCAGTGTGGATAGGGGTAAGACGTTTAGTGTTGATCCATTATCGATCAATACACCCGGTAATGTGTACCCCTTGCAACAGCGTGGTAATGTCTTGAGGCCTTTGTGGACCCTATACCTCCGGTGGTATTTCGTTgtcgttaaagaaaataaaattgtcgGCGCTGATATTGTTGACCAGGCGGTCTAGTTTGTTAACAGAGATGTCATGCGCGACGTATGTCTCGTTCAGCACTTTCATTAACGCGCTCCGATGCGTTTCTGAGCTCAAAAGTAAAGCTAGCACCGAAATACGAGCCGGTTGCTTATGTAACTGTTCCACGACGCTGTACTCActgtgttttaaaaattttaagaattccctgGCTTCATTCTCGGTTACAGACTCATTGACTGGCGATTCGAACCCGACTgtcttttctttcctttgctcAACTGTTGGGATTCTTTCTTCGGCAATTTTGGTTCCTGTACCCTCGGGAACATAACGTCTCCCACTGCGTGTAAAAAAACCTACATCTTGGTTTTGTTGTGAAGCACTGGCCGGGCTCTTCTTTCCTGGGATCGTCACATTGCAGCTGTAATTCCATTGTACCctcttgctatctttataagggaaagcaacgggcttCTGGATCACGACTTTGGGGGTGACTTGTGTCCCGTCTTCATTAGTTCTTAAGCGTGATATGATAACCAATGGGTGGTTGATTTTACAAGTGTTTCTCGTCGACCCTTCATCTGAAGCACACACGTCTGTTCTTTCTGGGCTCCTAGCATACTTgaagaattccagctccttattatccattaaCCCTTGTACTAGAGCCCTGAATTCGCGACATTTCTGAATCTCATGGTCCTCTTGATTATGGAACTCGCAATAACTTTTTGCTCCTTGGTGTCTGTCCCTTGAATTCTGTGTTACCAACCCtttttccaccattttcttccatacttctTTTAGTGGAGTATTCACTTCTGCAACATTCATCTTAATTTCCTTCCCTGAACTCTCGATTATGGCATTTATACCCTTATCCCCATGATTAGGTAACGGGTTTTCTCCACTAGGTGTATCATCGAATTTCACGATacccatgttgatgagtctttcaaccagCTTCTTGAAAGTGGtacagttttctatcgagtgccCTGTGGCtcctgcatggtattcgcattgggcgtTTGCGTCGTACCATTTGGGGAATGGGGGTTGCATCGGCTTTAGATAGAAGGGCGACACTACATGGGCATCGAATAAACTCTGGTACAATTCCTTGTAGGACATCGGGATAGGCGTAAACTGGACCCTTTCCGTGTTATGCCTTGGGTTGAAGTCTCGTCTTGCGAAGCCCTGATGGCTAGTAGTCACCACTTTTGGTTGGCTCATAGTGACTGGCTTATTATGTATACTCGTGTTGTTCACATCATTCTCTTTCCTTCTCGGGGCTGGTCTCTTAGCACTTTCCCCTGCTTCAATCCTTCCACATCTTATCGCGttctctatcatttctccagacattactatatGCGAGAAGCTTTAGTAGCGTTCCCTAGCATGTGGTTGATGAATGGAGCCTTGACGTGTTGATAAAGAGCATGGTCGTTTCTTTCTCTAGAAGAGGTGGTTGAACTTGcgttgctacctctctccatctttgggcgtattgcctgaaactctcattttgtttcttctccatgttctgtaACGTGACTCTATCGGGGCCATATGCATCACGTGGATCTtgcttcatgaaagcttgtgctaAATCCTCCATGAACTGATCAGTTACGACTCGGTTGGTTGTACCACCTAGAAGCGGCCCCAACTAGACTTTCCTGGAAACAGTGGatcaatagttggtcattattgacatagcctgccatgcgtctgcagaacatagtgatgtgagcttcggacagctagtcccgttgtatttttcaaattctggagttttgaacttgggaggCAGTACCAGttctggaaccaaacttaattccttagcgtcgatcccaccacgatagtcggtgctttccatttctttaaaattttcttccaaccatttacatctttcttcaagctctctcgggaattctacccttgtcttttcggtttctattacttcatcgagattgaggaccacagggttgGTCGGATTGTTCCCGGATTAGAGCACGAACCGGTCGATAATTCATCGTCGTGCGAGACACCGGCTTGAAATGGTTGAGGCTGATTGTGAtgatggccttcttgggtacacatCGGGTTGTGTCTGAGCGTCCATTGGGACAAACCCGGAGGGTAGACGGGATCTTCGTTGTCATCTCCATTATTGATTATGGGGCTTTTCCCTTTTTTCTAATCCACTAGCCAATAGACGCgttaattgatccatcatactCCTTTGGGACTCAAAGATCTCGGTCCCTTACATCTTCTTTGGATTTTGGCCagctgttcttgcatacgtgtttgtagttgatcctgcatctctttttgcatttgttccaatctctctaacctttgatccatttcttttgttttccctcttgtaccgtaacgatgttccagggtaactgccatgatttttagggtttcttgtaAGTTTTAGTGCGCATGATGCAATGCTGGtgcatgaatgcaatgaatgcgatgaatgcaaaaaagcgttgattccaattcgatttcattagagtaacttttctagaaaacaagtttctttacataaaatagattacatataaggcttggccctgatacttaaggccttgacctgtctaagaagccaagctagcttttGGCCTCGGTCCGACtctgactcgtattttaaactcaccacatcggcttgtactgctaacgtttgcaagtggtcagccacttctcgtacttgagtcaaagctccgcccatgatgtagtccctgctcctgacttggtcttgagattgatgaagttgctccttctatcgctcgttatttacctcgaggagttctatctgaagttcacgattttACAGCGCtgttttgagttcttctatattcttttttaattcttcgattatgttctgactagctttcaactcgattgcagagttacgcgagcgatactgatacaataacctctctaactctgatacacggatctttaacccttctttctcattttgactttctaccaaacttcttttcagagcaccttctcgagcttgagcatcgcgaaatttttcctcccactggttggctttgctttgttcttctttaacttcatgtcgccattgttcggatgtttttcataacccagcggttctcattgatctgcgcagcttcttatagtccgttttcaaactgtctaagtcctcttcggccttgtttttcccttttctgaGTCTTTCAGCTTCTAGTTTCTAGGCATCGACGTTTAACCCTAACtgtatcttttcttcttccaaataCTCAATTCTTTTTTCTAGCTCCAgactctttctctcgaaatcttgccGGATGATTTCCAGctcagatgggattactttcaagtgctcttctatcgactgaggattcctttgatctgatgtagggatgttatcgttaatcctctgattccaccatcggtcgtactcaggagtagtcatgggattggcagcaaacttcttcattttacgagtctggttccaggcattcgatatctcgcgaactttctttttgtaattattccctgtgaacgtgaactcgcactgggctaacccgtatgttggtggtgtaaactgTCTGGATCTGTATTGTCGCAATGCAAGCAGAGGAGCGTATCCGACGACTCCCCATACTCCcaacaagggaacccaatcaaaatctccgcatcgatataatatttcatcagggaccatccacggggctctccattcaacatcttcttcttgcagattttggagaaccgtcatccaattttcttctgttacatcatctcgcctcggtgtagccactaactctttcagcggagagtaattttcagagaagatacgatatgagaccttttccactttccaaaaatggctgtggaaccaggatagcaagagctgtgcacatccaataaatctcccttcaccTGCTCTTCTACAAGCATTTAATGATTTGAAAGTTTTCGCCAAGATTGCAGGTACAGGTAtggttcctttaccaagcctatcAAAGAGGTCAACAACAgcctcgtctacatgccccaaagccttggggaagatgaccagtccatagatgctcaaggcgaagacatctacccttttcttcacgtcGGGGTGCGCTAAGATTAGATCCCTCAGGTTCCTCCATGGGATGTATttacaatctcctttttgtttgatccgggttgtcacccactgttcgctcatcccCGTGATGTTCATCAGTTTTTTTGAAAATGCTGGGACATTGGCAGGTCTGGTATAAATTCTGTCTATCTGAATCTTTGGGTAATggagcaaggtcgtgtattcttctatagtaggtaccaaatctaccttcCGAAAGTGAAGCAAGCTGTAGCGaaattccaatattgggcaagggctcaAAGCAGTGCTCGTCTACCTTGACATCAAGCgagataaggtaaatcaccgtaatgacaatagaataacTGTTTGACCTCATCGTCCCACCGGTTCCATATTTCTTTcaactcttggagattattcagGTTCTGTTGATCCAAGTGAAATTCCATAGCTCGACACATACCCCTTGGTAAGAtgtcacctttctcttgttgtgttgtctcaCCCATATCCAGGACAGTagcgttgtcttctactttatcaaaaacccttttccatgataagctatctatttaggaaccgaacacgaatcaacaccttttatgatgaaaatgccatgcaaatacaatgaaagtaaaacaaagcaagtcgATGGTTTATGCAGTTCAAAGCAAacgaagaataataaatatagcacttgctcgggtaaccactagggtttcggagtggctctacctagggtgtgttcttaaggctcgctatatggggcttggttctagagtaagggtacctgaaccagcagattcctcgatcttcacccattataggctcatacagaccgagttcaaTTCAGGGGGATACATTttcctatggctgcacggagatgaaaatctcacgaagacataggtacggatgtatcccgaaagcgatccactatcctgcacggaggtgaaaacctcacgaaggagtagtttctcactcccacttaaaggggtgtgaccactgcggtcatgcaatgcaatatgcaaaacTATTTAAAGACTCGAACCAATGCAGCGGGTATTGTGCCACAAAAATAGCTGATGCAATGCAATGAGAGGATcgtatttaaaaatcaaattttcaattttcgataagacaagagttaatcaacttgtggcttgactctctcattcgtgtccccagtggagtcgccaagctgtcgtaaccatttttttgaaaacaaacgggaatcgacttggattttgaaaataaaagaacgggagtcgccaccgatcctttttgacgaggtgtgatcgggtcacctcataaaagtggttgtttttaatagaTAGTTTggtttatttaaacaacaattttgatCTACAAGAATCAAGAAAAGCAGGttcggagtcggttacatacgaggaaggattagcaccctcgatcgcccaaaattggtacctagttgattaattagtgtcttagtgtctaaaattaaaaaacttgaaagaattttaaaatacgatccttctttatagaaagctcaagtgttaaagacctctcgtctcaaaatataaaatgtcacacccGATGAAGTTACGACACGACATCttaaattttcgagagcgagcttgcctttatGGAATCgtgtattttattaaaagggtattcgattatttagaataagcgagagaagtcgaaacccgataagttagggcacgttttctcgaattctcaaacaccgaatattgcctttatttctaaacaaaattcttatttcgagatgacgAAATATCatacccgtaagttagggcacaacacttcacaTCTTTGAGAATAAGCATTTTAAGACTCAGTATAGCAATTTAAAAGAGTATCTGttatttaagttaaatgagaaaaatcgtaACCCAgagaagttagggcacgattatctcgaattaccaaatctgaatatcacttttatgaaagaattattttgagGCATTGAGTAAAAACATAATGTGATTTATAGTAAACATAAATTAATATGAATAATAATATAATGGCCAAATGCGATAGTGTGAAAGCAATAATATGAATAGTTGTAAAAGGCGATATAATGACTATGTGAAATTAATTAGTCTAACAAAAGAGGGTAATAATATTCAAAatgtttgtatataaataataacaaaaggatatatatatatatatatatatgcaatactAATAATAGTgggaataataataaaaatgacgTTAGAATAAATACAAGCATGAATATAATAATGATGACAATAAGAAGAATAATACATTAAAATATGTTATTATCAATAATATTAGTGAGAAAAAAGCGGGGATGATGATAGTGtagtaagaaaaataataatatgtaaataGAGATAATGATAGTGAATAAATTTAATAGTAACAATGTTAATAATAGTATtagtaataaaacaaaaaaataaaataaaagtaataataataactacTGTAATAATGATGACATAAAATTAATGatacaataatataaaaataataatacaaataactaagtatgaaaaggaaatgtaactttaatggtaataataaggaaaataataataataacgtaataataataaagtggtaacgaaagtaaaaagaaaataataataactataaTGGTAAAGTATAATAATAcaagaaattaataaaattaattaatttaataataaaggaGTAAAATATCCcaactagggactaaattgaacttaaaaaaGAATTTGGGCCGATTCGAAAATATACAAAGAAGAAAGGGACCAATTTGAAGGTGCGAATAGCATATAGGGTCCAAAAATGAAATAATCCCCGCCCTCCTAAACGACGTCGTTCGAATGGGGGCCCAAAATGAAACCAAAGTAAATTTTAAGgtataattgaaataaataaaaacttaattgCGAGAAGAGGGAAAAGCGGAGGACTTATTGAGAAAATATCCCATTAGGACAAAAACGCGGATCCCTAGCGTGTCGGGTCGCTCTCTGGTCGAGGCCAAGCAGCGCCGCTTTTGAGGTCTCCATAATCCcttaaaactacgtcgttttataCTCTtatataaactaaaattttttttaaaaatttcattcttcccttttgtttttcaaaaaatacttcttttctcTCTGTGCAGGTTCTCCTGGTCCAGTCTAGGCTCGGCGAACAGCCACCGTCTTCCGCCGCGGGCGCCGTCACCGGCCACCGCAAGTTTCGAAAAaggtgtattttttattttatttttatattttcctctttattttaataatatatatatatgcaccaCCATGTAATcggaaaaagaaaagtaaaaaaagaagaaagaagaaccgattcgaaaCTTGGAAAATTTAAACACCTTTCGATCTCTGGTTTTGATTTCTTCCTTGGGCTTCGTTCTTTGCTCTTGATATATTGATGATATCTGTTCTTTGCTTTGTATCTTTTTTTCAAATCTAATATTGTTTCTTACTTATCAAAAATGCCGATCTCTACAATGGTTTTGGATTCAGCCTCTTATAGGCATTTTTTACAACTTGCTTCTTTGTTGTCTGTCTCTTTTTACTTTATTGATGCAGGTAAACGGTGGTGGAGCAGAGGGGAGCACATGCTGGCGTCGGTGGTGGAGCAGAGGGGAGCACATGCTGGCGGCTAGGGTTCCTGTTTCTTTGTTTGTGGTGTTTTTAGGTTACTGTTGGGCTTAGTGGGTTAGTAGATGGGTTTTGGGCTAGGGATTTAGTGGTTTTTGGGTATTGGGTTGGTTAAATTTGGCCTGTACACCAGCAAATTGTGATTGGAAGCTAAAGCAAACAAAACACGAATGGTTGAGATCTTAGTCACAAGAGAGTATGTATCAAAGTAATCTACTCAAAATTTCTAAGTAGACCCTTTAACCACTAGACTTGCCTTATACTTTTGTATTAACCCACTGGAATAAGTTTCTTTCTAAAGACTCATTTATTACTAATAGGTCTAAAACCTCTAGGCAAGTATACTAATTCCCAAGTGTGATTAGACATAATAGATTCAAGCTCATTATTAATAGCATCTCCCCAAAAACTAGCATCTATTGAATTTATGGCTTCATCATAGGTTTTTGGATCTTTATCTATCAAAAATGCATAAGCAGTAGAGTCACTTATTAAGTCTAAATCATTAACCTCGGTTACAAAGGAATTAAAGAAATCAGGTCTGAAACTAGTTGTAGCCCTTTGCCTTTTCTTCTCCTAGGTTCTACATCATTATTAAGAATATCTCTATTATGTGTACTAGAAGAAGAAACATGCTCATCCAATTGCATATCAGGATTTATATTAGATTTCTTTAaaggaaaaatattttcaaagaaAACAACATCTCTAGATTCACATATGGAAAAATCATGCAAAAATATGAATCTGTAGCACTATTTAGAGTATAACCAACAAAAACAACATCAACAGTTTTAGATCCGATAATGTTCTATTTAAAAGCAGGCAACCTACTTTTGCTAAGCACCACTACACTTTCAAGTATTGCATATTAGGGGTATAGCCTTTCCACAATTTGTATAGGGTAcaatctaattttttttataaggcACTCTATTAAGAATGTGGTTTGTAGAAAGTACGGCATCCCCCCACATGTGGTCAAGTAAGCCAAAACTAAGTAGTAAAGCATCATCATTTCTTTTAGAGTTCTGCTTTTCCTTTCAGCTATCTCATTTTTTTTGTGGAAAATAGGGAGTGAAAAACTCATGTATAATTCTGTCTTTCTCACAAACCTCTTTAAGAAAGTTAGTGTCATGTTCACCACCTCTATCAGATCTAAGACATTTTATTCTCCTATAAAGCTGGATTTCTACTTCTGCTTTATAAATGAAAAAGGTTTGTTTAGCTTCTTCTTCCGTTCTTAGAAGATAAACCTTTGTATACCTAGAGTAATCATCTACAAAGGTAATATAGTAACGTTTTTCATTTTTGAAGTCTGTGTTTCTATAGCTGCTAGATTAGTATGAACTAACTCTAAAAGTTCAGTTTTTCTATTAGAAATAGTCTTAAGGAAAGTCTAGTATGCTTGGCTTCAACACAAATGTCATATTTATTAAAGCTACTACCATCTAGATTATAAAGTAGAtttatttttatgagttttttagaaaataaatattcATATGTCTTAATCTAGCATGTGATAACTCTAAAATATAGAGTTATCTATAGCACTTTCTAGCTCAAAATTCTTGTAAATTCTGAGTAAATGA
This is a stretch of genomic DNA from Gossypium arboreum isolate Shixiya-1 chromosome 11, ASM2569848v2, whole genome shotgun sequence. It encodes these proteins:
- the LOC128283850 gene encoding uncharacterized protein LOC128283850, whose amino-acid sequence is MSGEMIENAIRCGRIEAGESAKRPAPRRKENDVNNTSIHNKPVTMSQPKVVTTSHQGFARRDFNPRHNTERVQFTPIPMSYKELYQSLFDAHVVSPFYLKPMQPPFPKWYDANAQCEYHAGATGHSIENCTTFKKLVERLINMGIVKFDDTPSGENPLPNHGDKGINAIIESSGKEIKMNVAEVNTPLKEVWKKMVEKGLVTQNSRDRHQGAKSYCEFHNQEDHEIQKCREFRALVQGLMDNKELEFFKYARSPERTDVCASDEGSTRNTCKINHPLVIISRLRTNEDGTQVTPKVVIQKPVAFPYKDSKRVQWNYSCNVTIPGKKSPASASQQNQDVGFFTRSGRRYVPEGTGTKIAEERIPTVEQRKEKTVGFESPVNESVTENEAREFLKFLKHSEYSVVEQLHKQPARISVLALLLSSETHRSALMKVLNETYVAHDISVNKLDRLVNNISADNFIFFNDNEIPPEV